One stretch of Armigeres subalbatus isolate Guangzhou_Male chromosome 2, GZ_Asu_2, whole genome shotgun sequence DNA includes these proteins:
- the LOC134211196 gene encoding transcriptional repressor CTCF-like, whose amino-acid sequence MTTPNADMMIKMEGTEIQSYLESFNKEIGEGENDVESQVNEEDEDDDDEDAGCYFVDQSGNYYYQATKDSEPVLTTAPPDGEIEEEEEEVEEEVTTEDHSLTQPKKEDSKDISYVLIMQDEAQKEEPPQENDEEVEENVYEFEDLELTEISKAGSSKVVRLTQAKSGSKHMCNYCNYTTNKRFLLARHMKSHSEDRPHKCSVCERGFKTLASLQNHVNTHTGTKPHHCKHCESTFTTSGELVRHVRYRHTLEKPHKCPECDYASVELSKLKRHIRCHTGERPYQCPHCTYASPDTFKLKRHLRIHTGEKPYECDVCHARFTQSNSLKAHKLIHQVGDKPVFHCELCPTTCGRKTDLRIHIQKLHTPVEKPLKCRRCNKVYQDRYTYKMHTKTHEGEKCYKCDLCPYASISARHLESHILVHTDQKPFQCEMCEQSFRQKQLLRRHINLYHNPDYVQPTPKDKTHKCPNCPRSFRHKGNLIRHMALHDPESSAYEEKQALKEGRQKKVNITLEQVDEFETEEEDEAEEEDDDEETEEEMMTVEGEDGQYVVLEVIQLQDEEEQKPKPVIKTDTDVAFEEVNIPEDRDALAGTTTDFILSEDLTNQMLMSSYQPPAKKARYESVSQSTDIEKDMSNCFGFDDDEDDSEGKPNITLLH is encoded by the exons ATGACGACTCCAAATGCAGATATGATGATAAAGATGGAAGGAACCGAAATCCAGTCCTATCTGGAGTCGTTCAATAAAGAAATTGGCGAAGGCGAGAACGACGTCGAGTCCCAAGTGAATGAAGAGGATGAAGACGATGACGATGAGGATGCAGGATGCTATTTTGTAGACCAGAGTGGCAATTACTACTATCAGGCTACCAAAGACTCCGAACCGGTTTTAACCACGGCTCCACCAGATGGAGAAattgaagaggaagaagaagaagtagaagaagaagtgaCTACGGAAGACCACAGCTTGACACAACCCAAAAAAGAGGATAGCAAGGATATAAGCTACGTACTGATCATGCAAGACGAAGCGCAGAAGGAGGAACCACCGCAAGAAAATGATGAAGAAGTAGAGGAAAACGTTTATGAATTTGAAGATCTTGAATTGACGGAGATATCGAAAGCAGGCAGTAGTAAAGTAGTTAGGCTCACGCAAGCCAAGAGTGGCTCGAAACATATGTGCAATTATTGCAACTACACGACCAACAAACGTTTCCTGTTGGCACGTCATATGAAATCACACTCGGAAGATCGCCCTCACAAGTGTTCCGTTTGCGAACGAGGCTTCAAAACCCTGGCATCCCTACAAAATCACGTTAACACCCACACCGGAACCAAACCACATCACTGTAAACACTGTGAAAGCACGTTCACCACGTCCGGTGAGCTTGTGAGACACGTGCGCTACCGTCATACACTTGAAAAACCTCATAAATGTCCCGAGTGCGATTACGCCAGTGTTGAACTGAGCAAACTGAAGCGTCACATCCGGTGTCACACCGGCGAACGCCCGTATCAGTGTCCCCATTGTACCTACGCTTCGCCAGATACGTTCAAGTTGAAAAGACACTTGCGGATTCACACCGGAGAGAAACCCTACGAATGTGATGTCTGCCATGCACGATTCACCCAGTCCAACTCACTAAAGGCACACAAGTTGATTCACCAAG tTGGCGACAAACCGGTGTTTCATTGTGAACTTTGTCCCACGACATGCGGTCGAAAAACGGACCTCCGCATTCACATCCAAAAACTACATACCCCTGTGGAGAAACCCCTCAAGTGTCGGCGGTGCAACAAAGTGTACCAGGACCGTTACACCTACAAAATGCACACCAAAACACACGAGGGCGAAAAATGTTACAAATGCGACCTCTGCCCATACGCTTCGATTTCGGCGCGCCATCTCGAGTCGCACATCCTGGTGCATACGGATCAGAAACCATTTCAGTGCGAAATGTGCGAGCAATCCTTCCGGCAAAAGCAGCTGCTGCGGCGCCATATCAATCTATACCATAATCCAGACTATGTGCAGCCAACTCCGAAGGACAAAACGCACAAATGTCCCAACTGTCCACGCTCGTTCCGGCATAAGGGTAATCTAATTCGGCATATGGCTTTACACGATCCTGAGTCGTCGGCATATGAGGAAAAGCAAGCCCTCAAAGAAGGGCGCCAGAAAAAGGTTAACATCACCTTGGAACAAGTGGATGAATTCGAAACTGAAGAGGAAGATGAGGCAGAAGAGGAAGATGATGACGAGGAGACAGAGGAAGAAATGATGACAGTCGAGGGTGAAGACGGCCAATATGTTGTGCTGGAAGTTATTCAACTACAAGATGAGGAGGAGCAAAAGCCAAAACCGGTTATTAAAACAGACACAGATGTCGCTTTTGAGGAAGTCAACATTCCGGAAGATCGGGACGCACTAGCGGGAACCACTACAGATTTCATTCTTAGTGAAG ATTTGACCAATCAGATGCTTATGAGCTCGTACCAACCACCTGCAAAGAAAGCGCGTTACGAATCGGTATCACAGAGCACCGACATTGAGAAAGATATGAGCAACTGTTTCGGATTTGAT GACGACGAAGATGACTCAGAAGGTAAACCAAACATTACCTTGCTCCACTGA